The bacterium genome has a segment encoding these proteins:
- a CDS encoding nuclear transport factor 2 family protein, which yields MGRNKDAAVGFLKMVVAGKIDEAYAKYVDMKGKHHNVFTPAGFEALKKGMIENEGMFPNKKFDIQRVVEEGDMVATHSHIVLKPGELELGVVHWFRFKDGKIAELWDVGQQVPKETVNQDGMF from the coding sequence ATGGGTCGGAACAAGGACGCCGCGGTCGGTTTCCTCAAGATGGTCGTGGCGGGCAAGATCGATGAGGCTTATGCCAAGTATGTCGATATGAAGGGTAAACACCATAATGTTTTTACCCCGGCTGGTTTTGAGGCCCTGAAGAAGGGGATGATCGAGAACGAGGGGATGTTCCCGAACAAGAAGTTCGATATCCAACGTGTGGTGGAAGAAGGGGATATGGTGGCGACCCATTCCCATATCGTCCTGAAGCCGGGTGAGTTGGAACTGGGCGTGGTGCATTGGTTCCGGTTCAAGGACGGAAAGATCGCCGAACTTTGGGACGTTGGCCAACAAGTGCCGAAAGAGACCGTGAATCAAGACGGGATGTTCTGA